One window of the Thermodesulfomicrobium sp. WS genome contains the following:
- a CDS encoding L-lactate permease, whose translation MSIPALALVAFLPILVALVLMVGMRWPSTKAMPLAWLVCALSALLVWQLPVGYIAALSLQGIIVAIGVLIIVFGAIIILYTLKYSGGMETIQYGMQNISRDKRIQAIIIGYMFAAFIEGAAGFGTPAALAAPLLLALGFPPLAAAVICLVFNSFCVSFGAVGTPILIGLKFLAPLVKEAADAATPGLNFTDFASFAKVMGQWVSLMHLGMIFILPIFMLGFLTRFYGQNKSWSEGFAAWKFCVFAAVAFAVPYVGLAWLMGPEFPSLIGGLLGLGIIVAGAKAGFCMPETVWDFGPQDRWDPEWTGSIQCDTSCQFKEHMSQFRAWLPYVIIGLILVATRVPALGLKAWLSAQKIGFTDLLGYKGVSASIDYLYLPGTIPFTLVAILTIFLHGMSGDAVKKAWTESFAKMKAPTIALFAAVALVSIFRGSGVADAALNPNNYPSMPLAMAKAVAAFAGNAWPFLASYVGGLGAFITGSNTVSNLLFAEFQWGVAQTLALPRQIIVAAQVAGGAMGNMVCIHNIVAACAVTGLIGREGLILRRTFWPFVLYGVVVGIVAGLMSFVFLPHLF comes from the coding sequence ATGTCTATTCCTGCATTGGCTCTGGTGGCATTCTTGCCCATCCTCGTGGCATTGGTCCTCATGGTCGGCATGCGTTGGCCATCGACCAAGGCGATGCCCCTTGCCTGGTTGGTGTGCGCGCTGAGCGCCCTTTTGGTATGGCAATTGCCAGTGGGCTATATTGCCGCGTTGTCGCTTCAGGGCATCATCGTGGCCATCGGCGTGCTCATCATCGTGTTCGGCGCCATCATCATCTTGTATACCCTCAAGTATTCGGGTGGCATGGAGACCATCCAGTATGGCATGCAGAACATCAGCCGCGACAAGCGCATCCAGGCCATCATCATCGGCTACATGTTCGCCGCTTTCATCGAGGGTGCCGCAGGCTTTGGAACGCCGGCAGCCCTGGCCGCGCCGTTGCTTTTGGCACTCGGGTTCCCGCCTCTCGCCGCTGCCGTCATCTGCTTGGTGTTCAATTCCTTCTGCGTGTCCTTTGGCGCTGTGGGCACCCCCATCCTCATCGGCCTCAAATTTTTGGCTCCATTGGTCAAGGAAGCGGCCGATGCGGCAACGCCCGGTCTCAATTTCACGGATTTCGCCTCCTTCGCCAAAGTCATGGGACAATGGGTTTCCCTCATGCATCTGGGGATGATTTTCATCCTGCCCATCTTCATGCTGGGTTTTCTCACCCGTTTTTACGGCCAGAACAAATCTTGGTCTGAAGGCTTTGCCGCCTGGAAGTTCTGTGTGTTCGCCGCGGTGGCCTTTGCCGTGCCGTATGTCGGCTTGGCGTGGCTTATGGGTCCGGAGTTCCCTTCGCTCATCGGCGGTCTCTTGGGGCTAGGCATTATCGTGGCTGGCGCCAAGGCGGGTTTCTGTATGCCGGAAACGGTGTGGGACTTTGGCCCACAGGATCGCTGGGATCCCGAGTGGACCGGGTCCATTCAGTGTGATACCTCCTGCCAGTTCAAGGAGCACATGAGCCAGTTCAGGGCGTGGCTGCCGTATGTCATCATCGGCCTGATCCTGGTGGCCACTCGTGTGCCGGCCTTGGGACTCAAGGCTTGGCTTTCGGCCCAGAAGATCGGCTTCACGGATCTTCTCGGGTACAAGGGTGTGTCTGCATCCATCGACTATCTCTACCTGCCGGGGACTATTCCCTTCACTCTCGTGGCGATCTTGACCATCTTCCTCCACGGCATGAGTGGTGATGCCGTGAAAAAGGCGTGGACCGAGTCTTTTGCCAAGATGAAGGCCCCGACCATTGCGCTCTTTGCCGCCGTGGCCTTGGTGTCCATCTTCCGTGGCTCCGGTGTGGCGGACGCAGCCCTCAATCCCAATAACTATCCGTCCATGCCGTTGGCCATGGCCAAGGCGGTGGCGGCTTTTGCCGGGAATGCCTGGCCATTCCTTGCCTCCTATGTGGGTGGGCTTGGGGCTTTTATCACTGGATCGAATACGGTGTCGAACCTGCTCTTTGCTGAGTTCCAATGGGGCGTGGCCCAGACTTTGGCTTTGCCGCGGCAGATCATTGTGGCTGCTCAGGTGGCTGGCGGCGCCATGGGCAACATGGTGTGCATTCACAACATCGTGGCGGCCTGTGCCGTGACAGGGCTCATTGGCCGTGAGGGGCTCATTCTCAGACGTACCTTCTGGCCCTTCGTGCTCTACGGCGTGGTGGTCGGCATTGTGGCAGGGCTCATGAGCTTCGTGTTTTTGCCACACCTCTTCTAA
- the nifJ gene encoding pyruvate:ferredoxin (flavodoxin) oxidoreductase, with translation MSTMKTMDGNTATAHIAYALSDTAAIYPITPSSTMGELVDDWAAAGRKNIFGQTVLVRQMQSEAGAAGAVHGALAGGALTSTFTASQGLLLMIPNMYKIAGELLPGVFHVSARAIAAHALSIFGDHQDVMACRQTGFAMLASSSVQEAMDLALVAHLSAIESSVPFLHFFDGFRTSHEVQKIHVIDYEDIKNVVNWEAIENFRERAMTPSNPTIRGTAQNPDIYFQGREAANVFYNEVPGIVVEQMKKVASITGRAYKPFDYVGHPEASRVIVAMGSGCETIEEVVEHLNARGERVGLVKVRLFRPFVPEFLLRAIPASAEVVTVLDRTKEPGAQGEPLYKDVCSAYLEHGQAPEIVAGRYGLGSKEFTPAMVKAVFDNMRATAPKHHFTVGIEDDVTHTSLEIPPFADTTPEGTIQCKFWGLGSDGTVGANKEAIKIIGDNTDLYAQGYFAYDSKKSGGITVSHLRFGKSPIKSTYLVTSADYIACHKANYVRLYDVLEGIKDGGIFVLNSNWTLEDMEREIPASVRRTIAQKKLRFYNVDAVKIAQEVGLGNRINMVMQTAFFKLANVLPFATAVDLLKKSIHKAYGKKGDKIVAMNIAAVDRAIDALEEVQYPASWADLAPEAPVERDEPDFVKNVMRPMLAQKGDNLPVSAFEPDGIFPVGTSQYEKRGVAINVPQWIPANCIQCNQCSFVCPHAAILPVLATPEELEGAPATFETIDANGKELKGLKFRIQVNTLDCMGCGNCADICPAKTKALVMQPLETQTAVEVPNYEFSTTISWKDRLVRRDTVKGSQFQKPLLEFSGACAGCGETPYVKVLTQLFGERMIIANATGCSSIWGASAPSAPYTVNAEGHGPAWGNSLFEDAAEFGYGIQMAYAQRQAKLVALMEEAIAQGVSEELATAFKNWMAVRHDGEKSVEAAEAVREALWNSERTEILDAILAMDDLLVKKSFWIFGGDGWAYDIGYGGLDHVLASGEDVNVLVMDTEVYSNTGGQSSKATPLGSIAKFAAAGKRVRKKDLGLMAMSYGYVYVASVAMGADKAQLMKAFKEAEAYPGPSLIIAYAPCINQGIRKGMGKTQEEAKRAVQCGYWPLYRFNPLLAQEGKNPFILDSKAPDGTIQEFLLGENRFAMLEKIAPEDAKRLRTRLEQEYLERFHMYEYLASRKPESVIAQGAGDAPQTPESEVCVVTATAEHSGAGRPAEPCDDGRAGK, from the coding sequence ATGTCCACAATGAAGACTATGGATGGCAATACCGCCACTGCCCATATCGCCTACGCCTTGAGCGACACGGCGGCCATTTATCCCATCACCCCCTCGTCCACCATGGGCGAGCTGGTGGATGACTGGGCCGCAGCCGGCCGGAAGAACATCTTCGGCCAGACGGTCTTGGTGCGTCAGATGCAGTCCGAGGCCGGTGCTGCGGGCGCGGTGCATGGCGCCTTGGCCGGTGGGGCGCTGACGAGCACCTTTACCGCCTCTCAGGGGCTTTTGCTCATGATCCCCAATATGTACAAGATCGCGGGCGAGCTTTTGCCGGGCGTATTCCATGTGAGCGCCCGCGCCATTGCGGCCCATGCCTTGTCCATTTTTGGGGACCATCAGGACGTCATGGCCTGCCGCCAGACGGGTTTCGCCATGTTGGCGTCGAGCTCCGTGCAGGAGGCCATGGACCTGGCTTTGGTGGCACATTTGTCCGCCATCGAGTCCAGTGTGCCGTTTCTCCACTTCTTCGATGGATTCCGGACCTCGCACGAGGTGCAGAAGATCCATGTCATCGACTACGAAGACATCAAGAACGTCGTGAACTGGGAGGCCATCGAGAATTTCCGCGAGCGGGCCATGACTCCGTCCAACCCCACCATCCGGGGCACGGCGCAAAATCCCGACATCTATTTTCAAGGCCGGGAAGCGGCCAATGTGTTCTACAACGAAGTCCCGGGGATCGTGGTGGAGCAGATGAAGAAAGTGGCCTCCATCACCGGCCGCGCCTACAAGCCCTTTGACTACGTGGGCCACCCGGAGGCCAGCCGCGTCATCGTGGCCATGGGTTCGGGATGCGAGACCATCGAGGAAGTGGTGGAGCACTTGAACGCCCGTGGCGAGCGAGTGGGCCTGGTCAAAGTACGCCTGTTCCGTCCCTTTGTGCCGGAGTTCTTGCTGCGAGCCATCCCGGCCTCGGCCGAAGTGGTGACGGTCCTGGATCGCACCAAGGAGCCCGGCGCCCAGGGCGAGCCCCTCTACAAGGACGTGTGCTCCGCCTACCTGGAGCATGGTCAGGCGCCGGAGATCGTGGCCGGCCGTTATGGTTTGGGCTCCAAGGAGTTCACCCCGGCCATGGTCAAGGCGGTGTTCGACAACATGCGCGCCACTGCCCCCAAGCACCACTTCACCGTGGGCATCGAAGACGACGTTACGCACACCTCCCTGGAGATCCCGCCCTTTGCCGACACTACTCCCGAAGGCACCATCCAGTGCAAGTTCTGGGGCTTGGGCTCTGACGGCACGGTGGGTGCCAACAAGGAGGCCATCAAGATCATCGGTGACAACACCGACCTCTATGCCCAGGGCTATTTTGCCTACGACTCCAAGAAGTCCGGCGGTATTACCGTATCGCACCTGCGTTTTGGCAAGTCGCCCATCAAGTCCACGTATCTCGTCACTTCTGCGGATTACATCGCCTGCCACAAGGCCAATTACGTGCGCCTCTATGACGTGCTCGAAGGCATCAAGGACGGCGGCATCTTTGTGCTCAATTCCAATTGGACCCTGGAAGACATGGAGCGGGAGATCCCGGCCTCGGTGCGGCGCACCATCGCCCAGAAGAAGCTGCGCTTCTACAACGTTGACGCCGTGAAGATCGCCCAGGAAGTGGGGCTCGGCAACCGCATCAACATGGTCATGCAGACCGCCTTCTTCAAGTTAGCCAATGTGCTCCCCTTTGCAACTGCTGTGGATCTGCTCAAAAAGTCCATCCACAAGGCGTACGGCAAGAAGGGGGACAAGATCGTGGCCATGAACATCGCCGCTGTGGATCGCGCCATCGATGCCCTGGAAGAGGTGCAGTATCCGGCCTCCTGGGCGGACCTTGCCCCGGAGGCACCGGTGGAGCGGGACGAGCCGGATTTCGTGAAAAACGTCATGCGGCCCATGCTCGCCCAGAAGGGCGACAACCTGCCGGTGTCGGCCTTCGAGCCGGACGGCATCTTCCCGGTGGGCACCTCGCAATACGAAAAGCGTGGGGTGGCCATCAACGTGCCGCAGTGGATCCCGGCCAATTGCATCCAGTGCAACCAGTGCTCCTTTGTCTGTCCGCACGCGGCCATCCTGCCGGTGCTGGCCACGCCCGAGGAACTGGAAGGAGCGCCGGCCACCTTCGAGACCATCGATGCCAATGGCAAGGAGCTCAAGGGCCTCAAGTTCCGCATCCAGGTGAATACTCTGGACTGCATGGGCTGCGGCAATTGCGCCGATATCTGCCCGGCCAAGACCAAGGCCCTGGTCATGCAACCTCTGGAGACGCAGACTGCGGTGGAGGTCCCCAATTACGAGTTCTCCACCACCATTTCCTGGAAGGACCGTTTGGTGCGTCGGGATACGGTCAAGGGCAGCCAGTTCCAGAAGCCGCTCTTGGAGTTCTCGGGCGCTTGTGCCGGCTGCGGTGAGACCCCGTACGTCAAGGTGCTCACCCAGCTCTTTGGCGAGCGCATGATCATCGCCAATGCCACTGGGTGTTCGTCCATCTGGGGGGCGTCCGCGCCCAGCGCGCCGTACACGGTGAATGCCGAAGGTCACGGCCCGGCCTGGGGCAACTCCCTGTTCGAGGACGCGGCCGAGTTCGGCTATGGCATCCAGATGGCCTACGCCCAGCGCCAGGCCAAGCTGGTGGCCCTGATGGAGGAGGCCATTGCGCAGGGGGTGTCGGAAGAGCTGGCCACGGCCTTCAAGAACTGGATGGCAGTGCGCCATGACGGCGAGAAGTCCGTGGAAGCGGCGGAAGCCGTGCGCGAGGCCCTGTGGAACAGCGAGCGCACCGAGATCCTCGACGCCATCCTCGCCATGGACGACCTCTTGGTGAAGAAGTCCTTCTGGATCTTTGGTGGCGATGGCTGGGCCTACGACATCGGCTACGGAGGCTTGGACCACGTGCTGGCCTCAGGTGAGGATGTCAATGTCCTGGTCATGGACACCGAGGTGTATTCCAACACCGGCGGCCAGTCCTCCAAGGCCACGCCCTTGGGGTCTATCGCCAAGTTCGCGGCTGCGGGCAAACGCGTGCGCAAGAAGGACTTGGGCCTCATGGCCATGAGCTATGGCTACGTATACGTGGCTTCCGTGGCCATGGGCGCGGACAAGGCCCAGCTCATGAAGGCCTTCAAGGAGGCCGAGGCCTACCCTGGGCCGTCGCTCATCATTGCCTACGCCCCGTGCATCAACCAGGGCATCCGCAAGGGCATGGGCAAGACCCAGGAAGAGGCCAAGCGGGCGGTGCAGTGTGGCTACTGGCCGCTGTACCGCTTCAATCCGCTCCTTGCCCAGGAAGGCAAGAACCCCTTCATCTTGGATTCCAAGGCCCCCGATGGAACCATCCAGGAGTTCTTGCTGGGTGAAAACCGTTTCGCCATGCTCGAGAAGATTGCTCCGGAAGACGCCAAGCGGCTGCGCACGCGGCTGGAACAGGAGTATCTGGAGCGCTTCCACATGTACGAGTATCTGGCGAGCCGAAAACCGGAATCGGTCATCGCCCAGGGAGCTGGCGATGCGCCCCAGACCCCGGAGAGCGAGGTGTGCGTGGTGACGGCCACCGCCGAGCATTCGGGTGCCGGGCGGCCTGCCGAGCCCTGCGATGACGGCCGGGCCGGAAAATAG
- a CDS encoding thioredoxin family protein produces MRNWTIPITLGLVLLLATAAMAAEEPVDINLVLVRAPEGNFAVLELTPHPGWHAYANTPGPSGFPTHVDARLNDTQLAALYPPGIPTPDPLSPGATALLYTGATPIFLALPQTQGELQVAVRMLLCSDTTCQPVRRKLQTRITEAALAAARTPQDTPWWDLYAHSLPEAKPQAAPVPPHTTTPPEPRALESAFTVRVFDPGLEVHSLGAAIPLALLAGFILNLMPCVLPVIGLKLRGLMPTAHKDSPSRAFRVHNLAFAAGIISFFCILALAIGVTGMAWGQIFQNPNAITALAILVFLLAMSLFGLISLPLLSLKAKPQPGYMPGPIDSFTTGLLATLLATPCSGPFLGGVLAWALIQPTLVIVTVLACVGIGMASPYLVLAAAPGLMRIFPRPGAWMEYLEIGLGFFLLGTTIYLLGLLPQDRILPTLAFLWICAFCAWVWGHWGGLHQPTSVRLFWRGTALMVAALGAWIFLVPTTTPNPWQPFDRQRFETLRHTTPLLLDFTADWCPNCKFLEKTVLTAKASTAIAQRYGAVLMRVDLTHEDPQAMELLAALGSRSIPVLAIFSPSRPQSPLLLRDLFSQATLERALEQEWEGLPPNQ; encoded by the coding sequence GTGCGGAACTGGACAATCCCCATTACCCTTGGACTCGTGCTTCTCCTCGCCACGGCCGCCATGGCCGCCGAGGAGCCTGTGGATATCAATCTCGTGCTCGTGCGCGCTCCCGAAGGGAATTTCGCCGTGCTCGAGCTCACCCCGCACCCTGGCTGGCACGCCTATGCCAATACCCCCGGTCCCAGCGGCTTTCCCACGCATGTGGATGCCCGATTAAACGACACACAGCTTGCGGCCCTCTATCCTCCAGGCATCCCCACCCCGGATCCTCTCTCCCCTGGAGCCACGGCGCTCCTCTATACCGGCGCCACCCCCATCTTCCTTGCGCTTCCCCAAACCCAGGGGGAGCTCCAGGTGGCGGTGCGTATGCTGCTCTGCTCAGACACCACCTGTCAGCCGGTACGCCGAAAGCTCCAAACCCGTATCACCGAGGCGGCCCTGGCTGCAGCACGCACGCCCCAAGACACCCCGTGGTGGGACCTCTATGCCCACTCCCTTCCTGAGGCCAAGCCCCAAGCTGCACCCGTGCCGCCACACACCACGACGCCTCCCGAACCCCGTGCCCTGGAGTCTGCCTTTACCGTGCGGGTCTTCGATCCCGGACTCGAAGTCCATAGCCTTGGTGCAGCCATTCCCCTTGCCCTGCTCGCAGGATTTATTCTCAACCTCATGCCCTGCGTGCTCCCGGTTATCGGGCTCAAGTTGCGCGGGCTCATGCCCACTGCCCACAAAGACTCCCCATCCCGCGCCTTTCGGGTCCACAATCTGGCCTTTGCCGCAGGGATCATCTCCTTTTTTTGTATTTTGGCCCTCGCCATCGGCGTCACAGGCATGGCATGGGGACAAATCTTCCAAAACCCCAACGCCATCACCGCGCTCGCCATCCTCGTCTTCCTCCTGGCCATGAGCCTTTTTGGGCTCATCAGCCTTCCCCTGCTGAGCCTCAAGGCCAAGCCGCAACCAGGGTATATGCCTGGCCCCATCGACTCCTTCACCACCGGACTTCTCGCCACCCTGCTGGCAACGCCATGCAGCGGCCCCTTCCTCGGAGGGGTTTTGGCCTGGGCCCTTATCCAGCCGACCCTGGTCATTGTCACGGTATTGGCGTGTGTGGGAATAGGCATGGCGAGCCCGTATCTGGTACTCGCGGCAGCCCCGGGACTCATGCGCATCTTCCCCCGCCCTGGGGCCTGGATGGAGTACCTGGAAATCGGCTTAGGCTTCTTTCTTCTGGGCACGACCATCTATCTCTTGGGGCTGCTCCCCCAAGACCGCATCCTGCCGACACTCGCCTTTTTATGGATATGCGCCTTCTGCGCCTGGGTGTGGGGACACTGGGGGGGGCTCCATCAACCCACTTCCGTGCGCCTTTTCTGGCGTGGCACAGCCCTGATGGTGGCCGCCCTTGGCGCATGGATCTTTTTGGTCCCCACAACCACCCCAAACCCATGGCAGCCCTTTGACCGCCAGCGCTTCGAGACCCTGCGGCACACCACCCCGCTACTTCTCGACTTTACTGCGGATTGGTGCCCCAACTGCAAATTCTTGGAAAAAACCGTGCTCACCGCCAAGGCAAGCACCGCCATCGCCCAGCGTTACGGCGCGGTGCTCATGCGCGTGGACCTCACCCACGAAGACCCACAGGCCATGGAACTCCTCGCCGCCCTGGGATCCCGCTCCATTCCTGTGCTTGCGATCTTTTCTCCCTCACGACCGCAAAGCCCGCTCCTCCTGCGCGACCTCTTTTCTCAAGCCACCCTGGAGCGGGCCCTGGAGCAGGAATGGGAGGGGCTCCCGCCAAATCAGTAG
- a CDS encoding hemolysin III family protein, translating into MVSISLKHYSLGEEIAHATIHGLAALGALVGLGILVARAASVGDPWHATAGVVFGLTMTVLYTASTLYHAIVSPQIKRVLRVIDHCAIFGLIAGTYTPFTVGVLRSAQGFALCAAIWGLAIAGIAAKCLCFERFRRLSIVMYVGMGWLCLVAGRALFAALSPESRWCLLAGGVAYTAGVPFYVWKRLPYHHAVWHGFVVAGSVFHYLAVLWAVG; encoded by the coding sequence ATGGTGTCTATTTCCCTCAAACACTATAGCCTGGGAGAGGAAATCGCCCATGCGACCATCCACGGTCTGGCAGCCCTGGGGGCTCTCGTGGGATTGGGGATCCTCGTTGCCCGGGCCGCGTCAGTGGGAGACCCCTGGCATGCCACCGCGGGGGTGGTGTTTGGTTTGACCATGACGGTGCTCTATACGGCGTCCACGCTCTATCACGCCATTGTATCCCCCCAGATCAAGCGCGTGCTGCGGGTGATCGACCATTGCGCCATCTTTGGACTCATCGCCGGCACCTACACCCCGTTTACGGTGGGCGTCTTGCGCTCGGCGCAGGGATTTGCCTTGTGCGCCGCCATCTGGGGGTTGGCCATAGCGGGCATTGCCGCCAAGTGCCTGTGTTTTGAGCGTTTTCGCCGGCTTTCCATCGTCATGTACGTGGGCATGGGCTGGCTGTGTTTGGTGGCGGGACGCGCCTTGTTCGCCGCCCTTTCTCCGGAGAGTCGGTGGTGCCTGCTTGCCGGTGGCGTGGCCTACACGGCTGGGGTGCCGTTTTATGTGTGGAAACGCCTGCCGTACCACCACGCCGTGTGGCACGGTTTTGTGGTGGCAGGCAGCGTCTTTCACTATTTGGCGGTGCTGTGGGCCGTGGGGTGA
- a CDS encoding NYN domain-containing protein, which produces MSRLWLIDAGYLFNARHSVRPGYEFSYLKLRHYLERQGPIWRAYYFNASPNPPSDAQDNFHRWLRSGPPYGPKIITQIYPLRQQRADKAYCEECGQKVSLRCQHQEENGAPHRVYNEIQKGVDVGIAFRALSLAAYYETLVLSSGDADLADVVDYLGSSGKRIELAVFRDGVSSELQCRADHIYWLNDVADTLENIREDERASSFEEG; this is translated from the coding sequence GTGTCTCGACTGTGGCTCATTGATGCCGGGTATTTGTTCAACGCCCGCCATAGCGTGCGTCCTGGATATGAATTCAGCTATCTGAAGTTGCGGCATTACTTGGAACGGCAAGGCCCCATCTGGAGGGCCTATTATTTCAACGCCAGTCCCAATCCTCCCAGCGACGCGCAGGACAATTTCCACCGTTGGCTGCGCAGTGGCCCGCCTTATGGCCCGAAGATCATCACCCAGATCTATCCCCTTCGGCAGCAACGGGCAGACAAGGCATACTGTGAAGAGTGTGGCCAGAAGGTCAGCCTACGCTGTCAGCATCAAGAAGAAAATGGCGCTCCCCACCGCGTGTATAACGAGATCCAAAAAGGCGTGGATGTGGGCATTGCCTTTCGTGCCCTCAGTCTTGCTGCGTACTATGAGACGCTCGTGCTCTCTTCCGGGGATGCGGACCTTGCCGATGTGGTGGATTATTTGGGCAGTAGCGGCAAACGCATCGAACTCGCGGTGTTTCGCGATGGGGTGTCCTCGGAGTTGCAATGCCGCGCGGATCATATCTACTGGCTCAATGATGTGGCCGATACGCTGGAAAACATTCGGGAGGATGAGCGCGCCTCCAGTTTCGAGGAGGGATGA